In Alteromonas sp. V450, the following proteins share a genomic window:
- a CDS encoding alpha-amylase family protein has translation MRVRKFKLPYKPLSLAMLSLSMIACGGQPISEAGHRAEDMQEKELHDKSLQPERHGKPVVYQVFTRLYGNKNETNKPWGTIKENGVGKFNDFDKTALASIKALGTSHIWYTGVIHHALVNDYTGLGISNDDPDVIKGRAGSPYAVKDYFNVNPDLALDPAKRLEEFEALIARTHEAGMKVIIDIVPNHVARSYESMSAPDGISDFGENDDTSVEYARDNNFYYVVDKAFEVPSFGQYVPLGGEPHPLVDGTFQEYPAKWTGNGARSAKPDVNDWYETVKVNYGVRPDGSYDFPSLPSSFAEKDTQAHFAFWQQKDLPDSWYKFRDITHYWLDKGVDGFRYDMAEMVPVEFWSFLNSSIKQKNPDAFLLAEVYQPEKYREYIQKGKMDYLYDKVGFYDTLKLIMQGKANVSELVAVHKQVEDIAQQMLHFLENHDEQRIASEPFAGNAEKGKPALAVSALISSSPTLLYFGQDVGEDGSEETGFGDPSRTSIFDYVGVPAHQRFMNGGLFDGGRSTQKELELREYYEQIMNIAAHNQAINGEFISLHKQNLDASNSTYSEQQFAFARVKNGQGFIVISNFSENDVSNLTLTLPQNLLSESVGSLEHSALAPMLNHEPLSLNAKENGYTATLSLKGLETKVFSF, from the coding sequence ATGCGAGTCCGAAAATTTAAACTTCCTTATAAGCCGCTTTCTTTAGCAATGTTGTCTCTTAGTATGATTGCGTGCGGAGGCCAACCTATAAGTGAAGCTGGTCATCGAGCAGAAGATATGCAAGAAAAAGAACTTCACGACAAATCTTTACAACCGGAAAGGCATGGTAAGCCAGTTGTTTATCAAGTATTTACCAGACTTTACGGTAACAAGAATGAAACCAATAAGCCGTGGGGTACTATTAAAGAAAACGGGGTGGGTAAATTTAACGACTTCGATAAAACTGCACTTGCATCGATTAAGGCACTTGGCACCAGTCATATTTGGTACACAGGGGTAATTCATCATGCGCTCGTGAACGATTACACTGGGCTCGGTATAAGTAACGACGACCCCGATGTCATTAAAGGTCGTGCGGGTTCTCCCTATGCTGTAAAAGATTACTTTAATGTTAATCCCGATTTAGCGTTAGATCCTGCGAAACGTCTAGAAGAGTTTGAAGCACTAATAGCACGTACACACGAAGCAGGCATGAAAGTAATTATAGACATTGTGCCGAATCACGTGGCGAGAAGCTATGAATCAATGTCCGCGCCCGACGGAATATCAGATTTCGGTGAGAACGATGACACCTCCGTAGAGTATGCAAGAGATAACAACTTTTATTACGTTGTAGACAAAGCATTTGAAGTGCCTAGCTTTGGACAATATGTACCGTTAGGAGGGGAACCTCATCCGTTGGTTGACGGAACATTCCAAGAATATCCTGCAAAGTGGACAGGGAATGGTGCACGCTCAGCAAAGCCTGATGTGAACGATTGGTATGAAACAGTAAAAGTGAACTATGGCGTGAGACCGGACGGTAGTTACGATTTTCCTTCATTACCAAGTAGTTTTGCAGAAAAAGACACACAGGCCCATTTTGCGTTTTGGCAACAGAAGGACTTGCCTGACTCTTGGTACAAATTCAGAGACATAACGCATTACTGGCTTGATAAAGGTGTAGATGGTTTCCGCTATGACATGGCAGAGATGGTACCTGTAGAATTTTGGTCATTTCTGAACAGCAGCATAAAGCAAAAAAATCCCGACGCGTTTCTGCTTGCTGAAGTGTATCAGCCAGAAAAATATCGTGAGTATATCCAAAAGGGAAAAATGGATTACCTCTATGACAAGGTAGGTTTTTACGACACGCTAAAGCTTATTATGCAGGGAAAAGCAAATGTAAGTGAGCTTGTAGCCGTGCATAAACAGGTTGAAGATATTGCGCAACAAATGCTTCACTTTTTAGAAAATCACGACGAACAACGTATCGCTAGTGAACCTTTTGCCGGGAATGCCGAAAAAGGAAAGCCAGCCCTAGCTGTTAGTGCTCTTATCAGTTCATCACCTACATTACTCTATTTCGGTCAGGATGTTGGTGAGGACGGCAGTGAAGAGACAGGGTTTGGTGATCCATCACGAACCTCTATTTTTGATTATGTTGGTGTACCTGCGCATCAACGGTTTATGAATGGTGGTTTGTTTGATGGCGGTAGATCTACGCAAAAAGAGCTAGAGCTACGCGAATATTACGAGCAAATTATGAACATCGCGGCACATAATCAAGCTATCAATGGCGAGTTCATAAGCTTGCACAAACAGAACCTCGATGCATCAAATTCGACTTACAGCGAACAGCAGTTTGCCTTTGCTCGCGTTAAAAATGGCCAAGGGTTTATTGTTATCTCAAATTTTAGCGAAAATGATGTGTCTAACTTAACCCTCACGTTACCGCAAAATTTGCTGTCAGAATCTGTCGGCTCATTGGAGCATAGCGCGCTGGCG